The proteins below come from a single Gemmatimonadaceae bacterium genomic window:
- a CDS encoding RNA polymerase sigma factor, with amino-acid sequence MTPSQGLPIQNDDDASIVARVLAGETAAYATLVARYRAQFGRYAVRMLGSREDAEEALQDAFVRAYRSLARCDDPARFGSWLFRILANRCRTAGGRKGRRDRTFVHDDVALLDASHDHPAERNAWREEIQRALLKLEPEQREAFLLKHVEDLGYEEIAEITGVGVSALKMRVKRACERLRVLLQEVQGD; translated from the coding sequence ATGACGCCTTCGCAGGGTCTCCCTATTCAGAACGACGACGACGCTTCGATCGTGGCTCGGGTGTTGGCAGGTGAGACTGCCGCCTACGCCACCCTCGTGGCGCGGTACCGGGCTCAGTTCGGGCGGTATGCCGTGCGGATGCTCGGGTCGCGGGAGGATGCGGAGGAGGCGCTGCAGGATGCCTTCGTCCGAGCCTACCGATCGTTGGCGAGGTGCGATGATCCGGCGCGGTTCGGATCCTGGTTGTTTCGCATTCTGGCCAACCGTTGTCGGACGGCGGGGGGGCGCAAGGGGCGGCGAGATCGCACGTTCGTTCACGACGACGTTGCGCTCCTCGACGCGTCGCACGACCACCCGGCGGAACGAAATGCGTGGCGCGAAGAGATCCAGCGAGCCCTGCTCAAGCTGGAACCGGAGCAGCGGGAAGCGTTCCTCCTGAAGCATGTGGAGGATCTGGGGTACGAAGAGATTGCGGAGATCACCGGAGTCGGGGTCTCGGCGCTGAAGATGCGGGTCAAGCGGGCCTGTGAGCGGCTGCGCGTCCTGTTGCAGGAGGTTCAGGGTGATTGA
- the fadJ gene encoding fatty acid oxidation complex subunit alpha FadJ, whose protein sequence is MPPALQVVHENGIAVITFDLPGEPVNKFSRAVKDEFMALLDRLEADPRVQAAVILSGKPDSFIAGADIEEFVQWTTGAQASAASSEGHAMLARLERGRLPVVAAIHGACLGGGLEMALACAWRVATDHPKTVLALPEVQLGLVPGAGGTQRLPRTIGLQAALDMILTGKNVRAKKAAQLGLVHDLVHPAILRTIAVQRAGELAAGQRRRNASARSRSARSLLLDDNPIGRSIVLRRAREVTMKKTRGLYPAPLAAIDAVAAGYQGRERGFAEEARLFGEMAETPASRELIFLFFATTALRKDNGVRAPDGASAVAVAHDVNALGVLGAGFMGSGIAAVAAQAGIPVRLKDAGLERVGKGLAAVRDVLQERLVKRHITRQQFDDQMLLVGGTIDYTGFGGTDLIIEAVFEDLDTKHKVVREVEAIVPAHAIIASNTSTLPIGRIAEASVRPERVIGMHFFSPVHKMPLLEVIITPQTAPGVIASTVAFGRTLGKTVIVVHDSPGFYVNRILSPYINEAGRLLDIGARIEAIDEAMLAFGFPVGPITLLDEVGLDIAGKSGAIFHAAFGDRLAPSQSLRAVIEAGRLGRKGKSGFYHYDEAGAKGDVDTTVYALLPTGAQRHEVPIADIQRQLSLVMVNEAARCLEEGIIRSPRDGDVGAVFGIGFPPMRGGPFRYIDTIGPASIVQHLEDLEFRYPGRFLPCELLVQMARKGERFYRGHGPDSISREWVVGPRG, encoded by the coding sequence ATGCCACCGGCCCTGCAGGTCGTGCACGAGAACGGTATCGCCGTCATCACGTTCGACCTCCCCGGCGAGCCGGTGAACAAGTTCTCGCGCGCGGTGAAGGACGAGTTCATGGCGCTGCTCGACCGACTCGAGGCGGATCCGCGAGTGCAGGCCGCGGTCATCCTCAGCGGGAAGCCCGATTCGTTCATCGCCGGCGCCGACATCGAGGAGTTTGTGCAGTGGACGACCGGGGCGCAGGCGAGTGCGGCTTCGAGCGAGGGCCATGCGATGCTGGCACGCCTGGAACGCGGGCGGCTCCCCGTCGTGGCCGCCATCCACGGGGCCTGTCTCGGCGGCGGGCTCGAAATGGCGCTCGCGTGTGCGTGGCGCGTGGCGACCGACCACCCGAAAACGGTGCTCGCCCTGCCCGAGGTGCAGCTCGGGCTGGTTCCGGGCGCCGGGGGTACCCAGCGGTTGCCGCGGACGATCGGTCTGCAGGCCGCCCTGGACATGATCCTCACGGGCAAGAACGTGCGCGCGAAAAAGGCGGCACAACTCGGCCTGGTCCACGACCTCGTGCATCCCGCGATTCTGCGGACGATTGCCGTGCAACGCGCGGGCGAGCTCGCGGCCGGCCAGCGTCGGCGCAACGCCAGCGCGCGTTCGCGCTCGGCGCGCAGCCTGCTGCTCGATGACAACCCCATCGGCCGCTCCATCGTGCTGCGTCGGGCGCGCGAGGTCACGATGAAGAAGACGCGGGGCCTGTACCCGGCTCCGCTCGCCGCCATCGACGCCGTGGCGGCGGGCTACCAGGGTCGGGAGCGCGGATTCGCCGAAGAGGCGCGGCTGTTCGGGGAGATGGCGGAGACGCCCGCCTCCAGAGAGCTGATCTTCCTGTTCTTCGCCACGACGGCGCTCCGCAAGGACAACGGCGTGCGGGCGCCGGACGGCGCGAGTGCGGTCGCCGTGGCGCATGACGTGAACGCGTTAGGCGTGCTCGGCGCCGGGTTCATGGGGTCAGGGATCGCGGCCGTCGCGGCGCAGGCCGGGATTCCCGTGCGGCTCAAGGACGCCGGACTGGAACGGGTGGGCAAGGGCCTGGCCGCGGTGCGCGACGTGCTGCAGGAACGCCTGGTGAAGCGCCACATCACCCGCCAGCAGTTCGACGACCAGATGCTCCTCGTCGGCGGCACGATCGACTACACGGGCTTTGGCGGAACTGACCTGATCATCGAGGCCGTCTTCGAGGATCTCGACACCAAGCACAAGGTCGTTCGCGAGGTTGAGGCCATCGTCCCGGCGCACGCGATCATCGCGTCGAACACGAGTACCCTGCCGATCGGCCGCATCGCCGAGGCGTCGGTGCGTCCCGAGCGCGTGATCGGGATGCACTTCTTCTCGCCGGTGCACAAGATGCCGCTGCTCGAAGTGATCATCACCCCGCAGACCGCGCCAGGCGTGATCGCGAGTACGGTGGCGTTCGGCCGCACGCTGGGGAAGACCGTGATCGTCGTGCACGACTCGCCCGGGTTCTATGTCAACAGGATCCTGTCGCCATACATCAATGAAGCCGGTCGCCTGCTCGATATCGGCGCGAGGATCGAGGCGATCGACGAGGCGATGCTCGCCTTCGGCTTCCCCGTTGGTCCGATCACGCTGCTGGACGAAGTGGGGCTCGACATCGCCGGCAAGTCGGGGGCGATCTTTCATGCGGCCTTTGGCGACCGACTGGCCCCATCGCAGTCCCTGCGCGCCGTGATCGAGGCCGGTCGACTCGGTCGCAAGGGAAAGTCAGGCTTCTATCACTACGACGAGGCCGGAGCGAAGGGTGACGTCGACACCACGGTGTACGCGCTGTTGCCGACGGGCGCCCAGCGCCACGAGGTGCCGATCGCTGACATCCAGCGCCAGCTTTCCCTCGTGATGGTGAACGAGGCCGCGAGGTGTCTGGAGGAGGGCATCATCCGCAGCCCGCGGGATGGTGACGTGGGTGCGGTGTTCGGAATCGGGTTCCCGCCCATGCGTGGCGGCCCCTTCCGCTACATCGACACGATCGGACCGGCGTCGATCGTTCAGCACCTCGAGGACCTGGAGTTCCGTTATCCCGGGCGATTCCTGCCGTGCGAGCTGCTGGTACAAATGGCAAGGAAGGGCGAGCGCTTCTACCGTGGGCATGGACCAGATTCCATCAGTCGGGAGTGGGTAGTCGGTCCCAGGGGTTAG
- the fadI gene encoding acetyl-CoA C-acyltransferase FadI, translating into MAPYGNGRRVAIVAGVRTPFAKSGSILRSLSAIELGRQCVAELLRRSGVDADLIELLVFGTVVPSVQAPNIAREVSLIPLLPKGVQAHSVSRACASANQAITDAADQIVLGHADVAIAGGAESLSNVPILHSRGFSDALVAASRARTLAARMRALARLRPRDLVPVTPAIAEPTTGETMGQSAEKMAKINGITRDEQDQFALRSHRMAHAGTVDGRLTAEIAPMWVPPAFTPVASDNGIREDTSLEQLAALKPVFDRRYGTVTAGNASPLTDGAAAVLLMSEERARTLGFSPLAFIRSYAYAALDPGEQLLMAPVLAAPVALQRAGLTLADIDLVEMHEAFSAQVLCNLRGLASRSWAERAGFSSPVGEVDRSRLNVMGGSVAIGHPFGATGARITTTLCNELTRRGGQFGLMTVCAAGGLGFAMVVERA; encoded by the coding sequence ATGGCCCCCTACGGAAACGGGCGACGCGTGGCAATCGTCGCCGGCGTCAGGACGCCGTTCGCAAAGTCGGGTTCCATCCTCAGGTCGCTCTCGGCGATCGAGCTTGGTCGTCAGTGCGTCGCAGAGCTCTTGCGCCGCTCGGGCGTCGACGCGGACCTGATTGAGCTGCTGGTGTTCGGGACGGTTGTCCCCTCGGTGCAGGCTCCGAACATCGCGCGCGAAGTGTCGCTGATTCCCCTGCTCCCCAAGGGGGTGCAGGCGCACAGTGTCTCCCGCGCGTGCGCGTCGGCCAACCAGGCCATCACGGACGCCGCGGACCAGATCGTGCTTGGCCATGCGGACGTGGCCATCGCCGGCGGCGCGGAGTCGCTGTCGAACGTCCCGATCCTGCACTCGCGCGGCTTTTCGGATGCGCTCGTGGCCGCGTCCCGGGCGCGCACGCTTGCTGCACGAATGCGCGCGCTGGCACGCCTCCGCCCGCGCGACCTGGTGCCGGTGACGCCGGCCATTGCCGAACCCACGACGGGCGAGACGATGGGGCAGTCTGCGGAGAAGATGGCAAAGATCAACGGGATCACGCGCGACGAGCAGGATCAGTTCGCGCTGCGCTCGCATCGAATGGCACACGCGGGCACGGTCGACGGACGGCTCACCGCCGAGATCGCGCCGATGTGGGTGCCACCCGCGTTCACGCCCGTGGCGAGCGACAACGGCATTCGCGAAGACACGAGCCTCGAACAGCTTGCCGCGCTCAAACCGGTCTTCGACCGACGTTATGGTACCGTCACGGCTGGCAACGCTTCGCCGCTTACCGACGGGGCGGCGGCGGTGTTGCTCATGAGCGAGGAGCGTGCACGGACCCTCGGTTTCTCGCCGCTGGCATTCATTCGCTCGTACGCATACGCCGCACTCGATCCCGGGGAGCAGCTGCTCATGGCGCCGGTGCTCGCCGCGCCGGTGGCGCTGCAGCGCGCCGGGCTCACGCTCGCCGACATCGATCTCGTGGAGATGCACGAGGCGTTCAGCGCGCAGGTGCTGTGCAACCTCCGGGGGCTCGCGTCGAGATCGTGGGCCGAACGTGCGGGTTTTTCGTCCCCGGTGGGCGAAGTGGATCGGTCCCGACTGAACGTGATGGGCGGATCGGTGGCGATCGGGCATCCGTTCGGGGCGACCGGCGCCCGCATCACCACGACCCTCTGCAACGAACTCACGCGTCGTGGCGGCCAGTTCGGACTGATGACTGTGTGCGCCGCGGGAGGACTGGGCTTTGCCATGGTCGTTGAACGTGCCTGA
- a CDS encoding carboxypeptidase regulatory-like domain-containing protein, whose protein sequence is MRTISLAVAASLALAGPLAAQRFEGIVVVGAGKVAAQRAQVALLGKRDALVDTATTDVFGGFAVKADKPGKYTLMVRRKGFLPMTTEAFELPEGEVLTDTVFLTGRQAEMGVKESLNESLRRVFGASAMSGMSRWIGPDSLAVLRERNITLADLIRTGRLLGVSMPNGTGSGCVRFSGQGYCGQLFLDELPVNLRPDQIFLTDVEAVLAIRGNELGTTVMDTRRFDNSRFGVVMVYSSRFSIR, encoded by the coding sequence ATGCGCACGATCTCACTGGCCGTCGCGGCGTCACTCGCCCTCGCCGGCCCTCTGGCCGCCCAGCGTTTTGAAGGCATCGTCGTTGTCGGGGCAGGTAAAGTGGCGGCGCAGCGCGCTCAGGTCGCCCTCCTCGGCAAGCGCGACGCGCTGGTGGACACGGCGACCACCGATGTCTTTGGCGGATTCGCCGTCAAGGCGGACAAGCCCGGGAAGTACACGCTGATGGTGCGGCGCAAGGGCTTCCTCCCCATGACCACCGAAGCCTTCGAACTCCCCGAAGGGGAAGTGCTCACCGATACGGTGTTCCTTACCGGACGCCAGGCCGAGATGGGGGTCAAGGAGTCGCTCAACGAGAGCCTGCGCCGCGTGTTTGGCGCGTCAGCGATGTCCGGCATGTCGCGCTGGATCGGGCCGGACTCGCTCGCCGTACTTCGCGAGCGCAACATCACCCTCGCCGACCTGATCCGGACCGGGCGCCTGCTGGGTGTGAGCATGCCCAACGGGACGGGAAGCGGCTGCGTCCGGTTCTCGGGACAAGGCTACTGCGGGCAGCTCTTCCTCGATGAGCTTCCGGTGAACCTGCGCCCCGACCAGATCTTTCTCACCGATGTCGAGGCCGTCCTGGCGATTCGCGGCAATGAGCTCGGGACGACGGTGATGGACACCCGTCGTTTCGACAACAGCCGGTTTGGTGTGGTCATGGTCTACTCGAGCAGGTTCTCCATCCGCTGA
- a CDS encoding GreA/GreB family elongation factor produces the protein MLEELKAKLSAEAEKLQHELNVVLPNEIRKAVELGDLRENSEYKAALERQQFVQARLGQLRQRLSKLASVDMAQIPVDKVGLGSKVIVECQDTRSVETYHLVFGDSDNFDDGHVTMASPIGRALVGKAIGEVAFLKLPARTRRLKIVELVTIHGQ, from the coding sequence ATGCTCGAAGAACTCAAGGCCAAGCTCTCCGCCGAAGCCGAGAAGCTCCAGCACGAACTCAACGTCGTGCTGCCCAACGAGATCCGGAAGGCTGTCGAGCTGGGCGACCTGCGTGAAAACTCCGAATACAAGGCCGCGCTCGAACGTCAGCAGTTCGTGCAGGCTCGGCTCGGTCAGCTCCGCCAGCGGCTGAGCAAACTGGCCTCCGTCGACATGGCCCAGATCCCGGTGGACAAGGTCGGGCTCGGCTCAAAGGTCATTGTGGAGTGCCAGGACACCAGGTCCGTGGAGACCTACCACCTGGTCTTTGGCGATTCGGACAACTTTGACGACGGTCACGTGACCATGGCGTCTCCCATCGGCCGCGCCCTGGTGGGGAAGGCCATCGGCGAGGTCGCGTTCCTCAAGCTCCCGGCCCGCACTCGGCGCCTCAAGATCGTCGAACTGGTCACGATCCACGGCCAATAG
- a CDS encoding deoxyhypusine synthase — protein MKPKKANGGRLLGLKASRVGTHVQRSSASGPKASQKAAAEAREAAGKGAATAPASRFLRGGSIDPRKINGKERIADLIEGTFLAYNAGRLREACQLFSAKMLDDDVTIGLTMTGALTPAGLGMAAVIPLIEAGFVDWIISTGANLYHDTHFGLGLSMHRGNPMISDVVLREEGVVRIYDIFFDYDVLLSTDAFFRAIVQGKEFQRSMSSAEFHWLCGKYVAERERKLGIGQKSLLSAAYKHGVPIYTSSPGDSSIGMNVAALSLDGNKCVIDPNADVNETAAIVLNAKRGGGRSAIVILGGGSPKNFALQTEPQIQEVLGIDEKGHDYFLQITDARPDTGGLSGATPAEAVSWGKIDPDRLPDAVVCYLDSTVALPLLASYALARRKKRKPRRLYERRNALMQALRDEFAAASRRGAHG, from the coding sequence ATGAAACCAAAGAAGGCGAACGGAGGCCGCTTGCTCGGACTCAAGGCGTCGCGCGTGGGCACGCATGTGCAGCGCTCTTCGGCCTCCGGGCCCAAGGCCTCACAGAAGGCCGCGGCCGAAGCCCGCGAAGCAGCGGGCAAGGGCGCAGCCACCGCGCCGGCCTCGAGATTCCTCCGTGGCGGCAGCATCGATCCGCGCAAGATCAATGGCAAGGAGCGCATCGCGGACCTGATCGAGGGCACCTTCCTCGCGTACAACGCGGGCCGGCTGCGCGAGGCCTGTCAGCTGTTCTCCGCCAAGATGCTCGACGACGACGTCACCATCGGCCTCACGATGACCGGTGCGCTGACGCCTGCTGGCCTCGGGATGGCCGCCGTGATCCCCCTCATCGAAGCAGGCTTTGTCGACTGGATCATCTCCACCGGCGCCAATCTCTACCACGACACGCACTTCGGCCTCGGCCTCTCCATGCACCGGGGGAATCCGATGATCTCCGACGTCGTGTTGCGCGAAGAAGGCGTCGTGCGCATCTACGACATCTTCTTCGACTACGACGTGCTGCTGTCCACCGACGCGTTCTTTCGCGCGATCGTCCAGGGCAAGGAGTTCCAGCGGTCGATGTCGAGCGCCGAGTTCCACTGGCTGTGCGGGAAATACGTGGCCGAACGTGAGCGCAAGCTGGGCATCGGCCAGAAGTCGCTGCTGAGTGCGGCCTACAAGCACGGTGTGCCGATCTACACGTCGTCTCCCGGCGATTCCTCCATCGGCATGAACGTCGCCGCGCTCTCGCTCGACGGCAACAAATGCGTGATCGATCCAAACGCCGATGTGAACGAGACCGCGGCCATCGTGCTGAACGCCAAGCGCGGTGGCGGCCGCAGCGCCATCGTCATCCTCGGTGGCGGCAGCCCCAAGAACTTTGCGCTCCAGACGGAGCCGCAGATCCAGGAAGTGCTCGGCATCGACGAAAAGGGGCACGACTACTTCCTGCAGATCACCGATGCACGCCCGGACACCGGTGGCCTGAGCGGCGCCACGCCTGCCGAGGCCGTGAGCTGGGGGAAGATCGACCCTGATCGTCTGCCCGATGCGGTGGTCTGCTACCTCGACTCCACCGTGGCGCTGCCGCTGCTCGCGTCGTACGCGCTGGCCAGGAGAAAGAAGCGGAAGCCTCGCCGGCTCTACGAGCGCCGCAACGCGCTCATGCAGGCGCTGCGGGACGAGTTCGCCGCGGCGTCACGCCGAGGAGCACACGGGTGA
- a CDS encoding TIGR00730 family Rossman fold protein, producing MNPSTLRSASQEAVEGLKERTEQGHRAAGRTPPSEVSTARTSGAHRAIDTSIRDTFAITEDAKLLQQPGPRDDFTRTDPWRVMRITSEFVEGFDVLADVVKGVTIFGSARTGPDDPQYQAAQETARLLAEAGFAIITGAGPGIMEAANKGARLANGRSIGCNIELPFEQGANPYVDTLVNFRYFFVRKTMFIKYSNAFIIFPGGFGTLDELFEALTLIQTGKINQFPVILFGTHYWAGLVRWVQSRVLGERKISPGDMDLMLITDDPQVAATAVIAAYDALVDTSRPQTETQ from the coding sequence ATGAACCCATCTACGCTCCGAAGTGCGAGTCAGGAAGCAGTGGAGGGGCTCAAGGAGCGCACCGAGCAGGGGCACCGCGCCGCGGGCCGCACGCCGCCGTCGGAAGTGTCCACGGCCAGGACGAGCGGTGCACATCGCGCCATCGACACCTCGATCCGCGACACCTTCGCCATCACCGAGGACGCCAAGCTCCTGCAGCAGCCCGGGCCGCGCGACGACTTCACCCGCACCGACCCGTGGCGCGTCATGCGCATCACCTCGGAGTTCGTCGAGGGCTTTGACGTGCTAGCCGACGTCGTCAAGGGCGTCACCATCTTCGGCTCGGCGCGCACGGGGCCCGACGATCCGCAGTACCAGGCCGCGCAGGAGACCGCGCGACTCCTGGCCGAGGCTGGCTTCGCGATCATCACCGGTGCCGGGCCGGGGATCATGGAGGCCGCCAACAAGGGCGCGCGCCTCGCCAACGGGCGATCCATTGGCTGCAACATCGAGTTGCCGTTCGAACAGGGCGCCAACCCGTACGTGGATACGCTCGTGAACTTCCGCTACTTCTTTGTGCGGAAGACGATGTTCATCAAGTACTCGAACGCGTTCATCATCTTCCCGGGTGGGTTTGGCACGCTCGATGAGCTGTTCGAAGCGTTGACGCTGATCCAGACCGGCAAGATCAACCAGTTCCCGGTCATCCTGTTCGGCACGCACTACTGGGCCGGTCTCGTGCGCTGGGTGCAGTCGCGCGTCCTTGGTGAGCGGAAGATCTCGCCCGGGGACATGGACCTCATGCTGATCACCGACGACCCGCAGGTAGCTGCAACGGCGGTCATCGCGGCGTACGACGCACTGGTCGACACGTCGCGACCCCAGACGGAGACGCAATGA
- a CDS encoding alkaline phosphatase family protein: MPVIILVADGARPDTLAAAMDRGELPALTRLRAEGGAHTIVTAWPSVTGVAYTPFLMGRYPGPVGLPGLRWFDRSRRISGLFGHSRSYVGSEMRQVDGDLATEAPTMFELTSPRLGALAVIHRGLPWRSRLGFGARFVARAAVTHFRGNVRGWLAIDRDIGSTLARRIRRERPEFVFAALTGIDKTSHSEGHDSTVVREAMQIVDGTVAEIRHDAERAGTWEHTHVWVVSDHGHSPVRFHDDLAELFRGNGFRTLAHPWTFGNSHQIAVMVSGNAMAHLYLDLSRRDRPFWPQLAGKWGEQIDALTSRPSVDLVVLPLSPSRCEVRGNGRGAAIIVAEGGRYSYHPETGDPLGIGDVALVDATDAFDATWQSDYPDGVVQIAHLAASPRCGEVLLSAARQWDFRERYEPIPHVSSHGALHREHMLVPLVTSQPASRVPRRTVDVMPSALQALGRAIPPGLDGASFL; this comes from the coding sequence ATGCCCGTCATCATCCTCGTCGCGGACGGGGCGCGTCCGGACACCCTCGCCGCCGCGATGGACCGAGGCGAGCTCCCGGCGCTGACTCGCCTGCGTGCCGAGGGCGGAGCACACACGATCGTGACGGCGTGGCCTTCGGTGACGGGGGTGGCATACACACCGTTCCTGATGGGCCGCTATCCCGGCCCGGTGGGGCTGCCGGGCCTGCGCTGGTTCGACCGGAGCCGCCGCATCAGCGGGTTGTTTGGCCACTCACGAAGCTACGTGGGCTCCGAAATGCGGCAGGTCGATGGCGATCTTGCCACCGAGGCGCCGACGATGTTCGAGCTCACGAGCCCACGGCTCGGTGCGCTCGCCGTCATCCATCGAGGACTGCCGTGGCGCAGTCGGCTGGGCTTCGGTGCGCGGTTCGTGGCGAGGGCGGCGGTGACGCACTTTCGCGGGAACGTGCGCGGATGGCTGGCCATCGATCGCGATATCGGCAGCACGCTGGCGCGACGCATCCGGCGCGAACGGCCGGAGTTCGTGTTCGCCGCCCTCACCGGCATCGACAAGACGTCGCACTCCGAGGGCCACGACTCGACCGTGGTACGTGAGGCGATGCAGATCGTGGACGGGACCGTGGCGGAGATCCGGCACGACGCCGAGCGCGCGGGCACCTGGGAGCACACGCACGTGTGGGTGGTGAGCGACCACGGGCATTCGCCGGTGAGGTTTCACGACGACCTGGCCGAGCTGTTTCGCGGCAACGGATTCCGCACGCTGGCGCACCCGTGGACGTTCGGGAACTCGCACCAGATCGCCGTGATGGTGAGCGGAAATGCAATGGCGCACCTGTACCTCGACCTGTCCAGAAGGGATCGCCCGTTCTGGCCGCAGCTCGCAGGCAAGTGGGGCGAGCAGATCGACGCGCTCACCTCGAGGCCCTCGGTGGATCTCGTGGTGCTTCCGCTGTCACCCTCGCGATGCGAGGTGCGCGGCAACGGGCGCGGCGCGGCGATCATTGTCGCCGAGGGGGGTCGCTACAGCTACCACCCGGAAACCGGCGACCCGTTAGGCATCGGCGACGTGGCCTTGGTCGATGCGACGGACGCGTTCGATGCCACCTGGCAGAGCGACTACCCCGACGGTGTGGTGCAGATCGCGCACCTCGCCGCCTCCCCTCGCTGTGGCGAGGTGCTGCTTTCGGCCGCGCGCCAGTGGGACTTCAGGGAGCGCTACGAGCCGATTCCCCACGTGTCCTCACACGGGGCGCTGCATCGCGAACACATGCTGGTGCCGCTGGTCACAAGTCAGCCCGCATCGCGCGTACCGCGCCGGACCGTGGACGTGATGCCCTCGGCGTTGCAGGCGCTGGGCAGGGCCATTCCACCCGGGCTGGACGGAGCTTCGTTTCTCTGA